A region from the Naumannella halotolerans genome encodes:
- a CDS encoding DNA alkylation repair protein, with translation MDAPTRAEHLRRLLDAAADPGIAAGQQAYMKSAMPFRGVRMPAVRRIVRDALAPRSAIPAGPGKVSSDDLLPIATLLWRGAQFREDRYAAITVLDLPPIRTSPATIPLSREMITTGAWWDLVDATASHVAKVLLTHRDELTPLMYDWAGDDDRWLRRSAIISQLGAKQRMDRVLLHSVIESNRTDPDFFIRKAIGWALRDFARTDPDWVRALTDQVELSPLSRREALKHLHLPV, from the coding sequence ATGGACGCACCCACTCGCGCCGAACACCTCCGCCGGCTGCTCGACGCCGCAGCCGACCCGGGGATCGCCGCAGGCCAGCAGGCCTACATGAAATCGGCGATGCCCTTTCGTGGGGTACGGATGCCTGCGGTGCGCCGGATCGTCCGGGATGCGCTGGCTCCCCGGTCCGCGATCCCTGCCGGTCCCGGAAAGGTGTCCAGCGATGATCTGTTGCCGATCGCGACCCTGCTGTGGCGCGGTGCGCAGTTCCGGGAGGATCGCTATGCCGCGATCACCGTGCTCGACCTCCCACCGATACGAACCTCACCGGCGACGATCCCGCTGAGCCGGGAGATGATCACCACCGGTGCGTGGTGGGATCTGGTCGATGCCACCGCGAGCCATGTCGCAAAGGTGCTGCTCACCCATCGTGACGAGCTGACTCCGCTGATGTACGACTGGGCCGGTGACGACGACCGCTGGCTGCGGCGATCCGCGATCATCAGTCAGTTGGGTGCGAAACAGCGCATGGACCGGGTGCTGTTGCACTCGGTGATCGAATCGAATCGCACCGATCCCGACTTCTTCATCCGCAAGGCGATCGGTTGGGCGCTGCGCGACTTCGCCCGTACCGATCCCGACTGGGTGCGGGCCCTGACCGACCAGGTGGAGCTGAGTCCGCTGTCGCGTCGCGAGGCCCTGAAGCATCTGCACCTTCCGGTCTGA
- the ctlX gene encoding citrulline utilization hydrolase CtlX, with the protein MQRQAPGAVIMIRPHHFRPNPQTRADNAFQSPTDRSPRAVAATAFAEVTAAAERLRGAGVEVHLFDDHDHGRPDSVFCNNWLSTHADGQVGLFPMYAPNRRSEHRSDVLEFLRTHYRVGRVTDYSPLQAEEVFLESTGAMVLDHEFRTAYTARSHRADPYLLERFCTDFGYRPVIFDALDGAGVPIYHTNVMMAIGTEFALIGLDAIADPARRTEVALGLSADGRREIVELSIEQLQQFAGNALELSAGSHRILAMSTTALAALTADQRRVIEKSAEIVALSVPTIELAGGSVRCMLAGVHLPPRDDPRAPTSADQHQVDHGSVDGGPVDHHHDRECADS; encoded by the coding sequence ATGCAGCGTCAGGCACCGGGGGCGGTGATCATGATCCGCCCCCATCACTTCCGACCCAATCCGCAGACCCGTGCCGACAATGCTTTCCAGTCCCCCACCGACCGCTCACCGCGCGCTGTCGCCGCGACCGCCTTCGCCGAGGTGACCGCCGCTGCCGAACGCCTGCGTGGAGCCGGGGTCGAGGTCCATCTGTTCGACGACCATGATCACGGACGCCCCGACAGCGTCTTCTGCAACAACTGGTTGTCGACCCACGCCGATGGCCAGGTCGGGCTTTTCCCGATGTATGCGCCGAATCGTCGCAGCGAGCACCGGTCCGACGTGCTGGAGTTCCTCCGTACCCACTATCGCGTCGGCCGGGTCACCGACTACTCGCCCCTGCAGGCCGAGGAGGTCTTCCTCGAGAGCACCGGCGCGATGGTTCTCGATCATGAGTTCCGGACCGCCTACACCGCCCGCTCGCATCGCGCCGACCCGTACCTGCTGGAACGGTTCTGCACCGACTTCGGCTACCGTCCGGTGATCTTCGACGCCCTGGACGGCGCCGGCGTGCCGATCTACCACACGAACGTGATGATGGCGATCGGCACCGAGTTCGCGCTGATCGGGCTGGATGCGATCGCCGACCCGGCCCGCCGTACCGAGGTCGCCCTCGGACTGTCCGCCGACGGTCGACGAGAGATCGTCGAGCTCTCCATCGAGCAGTTGCAGCAGTTCGCCGGTAACGCCCTGGAGCTGAGTGCCGGCAGCCATCGCATCCTGGCCATGTCCACGACAGCCCTGGCCGCCCTGACCGCCGATCAGCGACGGGTGATCGAGAAATCGGCCGAGATCGTCGCCCTGTCGGTGCCGACGATCGAACTGGCCGGTGGTTCGGTGCGGTGCATGCTGGCCGGGGTGCACCTGCCACCCCGCGACGACCCGCGCGCACCGACCTCGGCCGATCAGCACCAAGTTGATCATGGATCGGTTGACGGAGGACCGGTTGATCATCACCACGACCGGGAGTGCGCCGACAGCTGA
- a CDS encoding arsenic resistance protein: MSRFAALAERHQVMLYLVAIGAGILGGWFLPGARIAEVAIEPALGLLLFATFLSVPFDRLGAAWTDLRFLGSLSVLNFVLVPLIVFGLSRFVAADRALLVGMLLVLLAPCVDYVIVFSRLVGGSADKLLAVTPLLMIGQLVLLPVCFVLFLGPSAVAMIDPQPFLRAFCLLILLPLAAAAVVQRLRLGLARQLEELMQAAMVPLLMITLATVVGSQIRGVGERLGQLWQVVCVYAAFVVIMNLIGLATARMARLPAADGRALIFSGVTRNSLVVLPLALALPQSLSMAPLVVVTQTLVELVAMVIMVRLLPRVLPERRPRVSSD; the protein is encoded by the coding sequence GTGTCCCGGTTCGCCGCCCTCGCCGAACGCCATCAGGTGATGCTGTACCTGGTGGCCATCGGTGCCGGAATCCTCGGCGGGTGGTTCCTGCCCGGAGCCCGGATTGCCGAGGTGGCCATCGAGCCGGCCCTGGGCCTGCTGTTGTTCGCCACCTTCCTGAGCGTGCCGTTCGACCGCTTGGGTGCAGCCTGGACCGACCTGCGCTTTCTCGGCTCGCTGAGCGTGCTCAACTTCGTGCTGGTGCCGTTGATCGTCTTCGGTCTCTCCCGGTTCGTCGCTGCCGACCGGGCATTGCTGGTCGGAATGCTCCTGGTGCTGTTGGCTCCGTGCGTCGACTATGTGATCGTCTTCAGCCGACTGGTCGGAGGGTCTGCGGACAAACTGCTGGCCGTGACACCGCTGTTGATGATCGGGCAGCTGGTGCTGCTACCGGTCTGCTTCGTCCTGTTCCTCGGACCGAGCGCCGTCGCGATGATCGACCCGCAGCCCTTCCTCCGGGCCTTCTGCCTGTTGATCCTGCTGCCGCTGGCCGCCGCGGCCGTGGTCCAGCGGCTCCGCCTCGGCCTCGCCCGTCAGCTCGAGGAGTTGATGCAGGCGGCGATGGTGCCGCTGCTCATGATCACCCTGGCAACGGTGGTGGGCTCCCAGATCCGCGGAGTAGGTGAACGGCTCGGGCAGCTGTGGCAGGTTGTCTGTGTCTATGCGGCCTTCGTCGTGATCATGAACCTGATCGGTCTGGCCACGGCCCGGATGGCCCGGCTGCCGGCAGCCGATGGTCGGGCGCTGATCTTCAGTGGGGTCACCCGGAACTCCCTGGTCGTGCTGCCGCTGGCGCTGGCGTTGCCGCAGAGTCTGTCGATGGCGCCACTGGTGGTGGTGACCCAGACCCTGGTCGAACTGGTGGCCATGGTGATCATGGTCCGACTCCTGCCCCGGGTGCTGCCCGAGCGGAGGCCCAGGGTCAGCTCAGACTGA
- a CDS encoding ornithine cyclodeaminase, whose product MTTFVDVPNMVRWISDRGVANIIGGMAEYIRSDFTRWEHFDKTPRVASHTPFGVIELMPTSDGETYGFKYVNGHPANPARGFQTVTAFGVLADVHNGYPTFLTEMTLLTALRTAATSAVAAKALARPDSQVMAMVGAGSQSEFQALAMRDALGIDTLRVFDVDPDATAKLVRNLEPLGFTITVCGSAAEATRGADIVTTCTADKALATVLHNADVVPGMHLNAIGGDCPGKTELDPLILDRSEVKVFVEYPPQTFIEGEIQHKSPDFGVTELWQVLTGAVPGRDSEEQITLFDSVGFAVEDFSALRYLRDDVTGTDLADEIDLIAAPEDPKDLYGLVGAFSPVG is encoded by the coding sequence ATGACCACCTTCGTCGACGTACCCAATATGGTCCGTTGGATCAGCGACCGCGGTGTCGCGAACATCATCGGCGGCATGGCCGAGTACATCCGGTCTGATTTCACGCGCTGGGAGCACTTCGACAAGACCCCGCGGGTCGCCAGCCACACCCCCTTCGGCGTGATCGAGCTGATGCCGACCAGCGACGGGGAGACCTACGGCTTCAAGTACGTCAACGGCCACCCCGCCAACCCGGCTCGCGGCTTCCAGACCGTCACCGCCTTCGGGGTGCTGGCCGATGTGCACAACGGTTACCCCACCTTCCTGACCGAGATGACCCTGTTGACCGCGCTACGCACCGCCGCCACCTCCGCTGTGGCCGCGAAGGCCCTGGCTCGCCCGGACTCGCAGGTGATGGCGATGGTCGGCGCCGGTTCGCAGTCGGAGTTCCAGGCCCTGGCGATGCGGGACGCGCTGGGCATCGACACCCTCCGGGTCTTCGACGTCGACCCTGACGCGACCGCGAAACTGGTTCGCAACCTCGAACCCCTGGGATTCACGATCACCGTCTGCGGATCGGCCGCCGAGGCGACCCGTGGCGCCGACATCGTCACCACCTGTACGGCCGACAAGGCACTGGCCACGGTCCTGCACAATGCCGATGTCGTTCCCGGGATGCACCTGAACGCGATCGGCGGGGACTGCCCGGGCAAGACCGAACTCGATCCGCTGATCCTCGACCGGTCGGAGGTGAAGGTCTTCGTCGAATATCCGCCGCAGACCTTCATCGAGGGTGAGATCCAGCACAAGAGCCCCGACTTCGGTGTCACCGAGCTCTGGCAGGTCCTGACCGGTGCGGTTCCGGGCCGCGACAGCGAAGAGCAGATCACCCTCTTCGACTCGGTCGGTTTCGCCGTCGAGGACTTCTCCGCGCTGCGCTACCTGCGCGACGATGTCACCGGTACCGACCTCGCCGACGAGATCGATCTGATCGCCGCACCTGAGGATCCGAAGGATCTGTACGGTCTGGTCGGCGCGTTCTCCCCGGTCGGCTGA
- a CDS encoding VOC family protein yields MQNQMTFINLPVVDTAKAQQFFVELGYEFDPGMCQEGKAHTMRVNSNTHVMLLERSYFNSFHDGRPHEPGTHEQLLCVSADSRDQVDQQVDKAIGLGAAEVRNCSQDLGFMYSRAFTDLDGHVWEWMYFDPSAAAESN; encoded by the coding sequence ATGCAGAACCAGATGACCTTCATCAACCTTCCCGTCGTCGACACCGCCAAGGCACAGCAGTTCTTCGTCGAGTTGGGGTACGAGTTCGACCCGGGTATGTGCCAGGAGGGGAAGGCGCACACCATGCGGGTGAACTCCAACACCCACGTCATGCTGCTGGAACGCAGCTACTTCAACTCCTTCCACGACGGGCGTCCGCACGAGCCAGGTACCCACGAGCAACTGCTCTGCGTGTCGGCCGACTCGCGAGACCAGGTCGATCAGCAGGTCGACAAGGCGATCGGCCTCGGCGCCGCCGAGGTGCGCAACTGCAGCCAGGACCTGGGATTCATGTATTCGCGTGCCTTCACCGATCTGGACGGCCACGTCTGGGAGTGGATGTACTTCGATCCGAGCGCGGCGGCCGAGTCGAACTGA
- a CDS encoding prephenate dehydratase, with translation MDTLRRIAYQGEPGSNSHTVCAKYYPDAEAIPCASFEDVFALVGTGGAELAMIPIDNSIAGRVADIHQFLPTSGLHIIAEHFLPIRFHLMALPGTSLDRIETVHSHIHALGQCRAFLRTHRLTPVISGDTAGAARETREAGLVSQAAIAPELAADIYGLEILERDVEDEAHNTTRFVVLSRDLVEAAPDNGPVVTSFVFRVRNLPAALYKALGGFATNGVNMTKLESYMVDGQFTATQFLAEVDGHPAHQGVRRALEELRFFTHEVKILGVYPAAPDRVS, from the coding sequence GTGGACACCCTCCGACGCATCGCCTATCAGGGCGAACCCGGCTCCAACTCACACACGGTGTGCGCCAAGTACTACCCGGACGCAGAAGCCATCCCCTGCGCCTCCTTCGAGGATGTCTTCGCCCTCGTCGGTACGGGCGGCGCCGAGCTTGCCATGATCCCGATCGACAACTCGATCGCCGGCCGGGTGGCCGACATCCACCAGTTCCTGCCGACCTCGGGTCTGCACATCATCGCCGAGCACTTCCTGCCGATCCGGTTCCACCTGATGGCGCTTCCCGGTACCTCACTGGACCGGATCGAGACCGTGCACAGCCACATCCACGCCCTTGGACAGTGCCGGGCATTTCTGCGTACCCACCGATTGACCCCGGTGATCTCCGGCGACACCGCCGGGGCCGCCCGGGAGACCAGGGAGGCCGGTCTGGTCAGCCAGGCTGCGATCGCACCGGAACTGGCCGCCGACATCTACGGGCTGGAGATCCTCGAACGCGATGTCGAGGACGAGGCCCACAACACAACCCGTTTCGTCGTCCTCTCGCGCGACCTGGTGGAGGCAGCCCCGGACAACGGACCGGTGGTGACCAGTTTCGTCTTCCGCGTCCGCAACCTGCCCGCGGCGCTGTACAAGGCGCTCGGCGGGTTCGCCACCAATGGCGTGAACATGACCAAACTAGAGTCCTACATGGTCGACGGGCAGTTCACCGCCACCCAGTTCCTGGCCGAGGTGGACGGTCACCCCGCACATCAGGGTGTCCGTCGGGCACTGGAGGAACTGCGCTTCTTCACCCATGAGGTGAAGATCCTCGGCGTCTACCCCGCCGCACCCGACCGCGTGTCCTGA
- a CDS encoding Lrp/AsnC family transcriptional regulator, translating into MALDDLDRRLLSALREDGRASTAALSRQLGVSRATVGARIARLVEEGTIIGFTARVRGEADPLTIHAVSLIEVEGRSIDAVIRRLRGFSEITSLHSTNGSWDLVAELRTANLGDFDRLLGQIRSIDGVINSETSLLLSSVLR; encoded by the coding sequence ATGGCTCTGGATGATCTGGATCGTCGGTTGCTCTCGGCGCTGCGGGAGGATGGTCGGGCCAGCACTGCTGCACTGTCCCGCCAGCTCGGGGTCTCCCGGGCCACGGTCGGTGCCCGGATCGCCCGGTTGGTCGAGGAGGGGACGATCATCGGCTTCACCGCGCGGGTACGCGGGGAGGCCGACCCGTTGACCATCCACGCGGTCTCGCTGATCGAGGTCGAGGGACGCAGCATCGATGCGGTGATCCGGCGGTTGCGGGGCTTCTCCGAGATCACCTCCCTGCACAGCACCAACGGCAGTTGGGATCTGGTGGCCGAACTGCGGACCGCCAATCTGGGTGACTTCGACCGGTTGCTCGGTCAGATCCGGTCGATCGACGGCGTGATCAACAGCGAGACCAGTCTCTTGCTGTCCAGCGTCCTGCGCTGA
- a CDS encoding LacI family DNA-binding transcriptional regulator, producing the protein MSETTTVTPQRRVTLAQVAEHAGVSLKTASRALGGEPHVTDQTRQRVLSAATTLGYRRNTAASLLASGRVAELVGLVTGDLTNPFYAALAQGLEDVIDPAGVQLNVASTREDPEQEWRLVRDLADLRVRGLAIVSAMDDHSRYAELQARGIELIFVDRPAQGVSACSVISDNLGGGRAAATHLLQHGHRRISFVGDYSWLHTYRQRVDGMGQVLDPEAPQWRELIRDGAHDSATARRHVLELESSDQPPTAYVAGNNRVLLGILEALSTTREDRPMPAVLGFDDVEWGPVMQLSVVATDPYRMGRLAGEQLVAGPSATEEPLVVPTSLIARGSGERQS; encoded by the coding sequence ATGAGCGAAACGACCACCGTGACCCCCCAACGACGGGTGACCCTGGCACAGGTGGCCGAACACGCCGGAGTCAGCCTGAAAACGGCCTCCCGCGCACTCGGCGGCGAACCGCATGTCACCGATCAGACCCGTCAGCGGGTGCTGTCGGCGGCCACCACGCTCGGCTACCGCCGCAACACCGCAGCCAGCCTGTTGGCCAGCGGCCGGGTGGCCGAGCTGGTCGGGCTGGTCACCGGTGATCTGACCAACCCGTTCTACGCCGCCCTGGCTCAGGGCCTGGAGGACGTGATCGATCCGGCCGGGGTGCAGCTGAACGTCGCCAGCACCCGGGAGGATCCCGAACAGGAGTGGCGACTGGTCCGCGACCTGGCCGATCTTCGGGTACGCGGCCTGGCGATCGTCTCGGCGATGGATGATCATTCCCGCTATGCCGAACTGCAGGCCCGCGGAATCGAATTGATCTTCGTCGACCGGCCGGCCCAAGGCGTCAGCGCCTGCTCGGTGATCTCGGACAACCTCGGTGGCGGCCGGGCCGCCGCGACGCACCTGCTGCAGCACGGACACCGCCGGATCTCCTTCGTGGGTGACTATTCCTGGCTGCACACCTATCGGCAGCGAGTCGACGGCATGGGCCAGGTACTCGACCCCGAGGCCCCACAGTGGCGGGAACTGATCCGCGACGGGGCCCATGACTCGGCCACTGCTCGTCGCCATGTACTCGAACTCGAATCGAGCGACCAGCCGCCGACGGCCTATGTCGCCGGCAACAATCGGGTCCTGCTGGGCATCCTCGAGGCGTTGAGCACCACCCGGGAGGATCGCCCGATGCCCGCGGTACTCGGTTTCGACGATGTCGAATGGGGGCCGGTGATGCAGCTCAGCGTGGTGGCGACCGACCCGTACCGGATGGGGCGTCTGGCCGGGGAACAACTGGTCGCAGGCCCGAGCGCCACCGAGGAACCGCTGGTCGTACCGACATCGCTGATCGCGCGCGGTTCCGGGGAGCGGCAGTCGTGA
- a CDS encoding M20/M25/M40 family metallo-hydrolase, whose protein sequence is MSAATAVVLTSGVAFGPDASAAPVDPYEFAAAVDREAISDHLETFQQIADENEGNRADGSPGGVASADYIVQVLTEAGYAVEVQEFTTESGSESENIIASTPTGRDDNVAVFGAHYDSVPEGAGMNDNASGTAALLQVATELIATEPLNNQVRFTFWGAEETGLEGSAAYVDSLTDAELESLIVYYNYDMIGSPNYLIGVEDGKADSYNGAPLTEGSAAAMDLQTDYFDSIEQPWQPSEMCCTDYNPFHDAGIPIGGLYTGGREAPKTDEEYEKFGGVAGEFPDPNYHTAGDDLANVSLEAIDINTGVIAFAAASLGASSESINGIAPTEPTTSPSGSPSSSGSVPPSTSPSTPTSPPSSPPTTSSPPTSSSTSPEPSATPTPVRSTAPTTPSPEPVPDRKPFSGSMAETGAPALAVIGAGALAALTAGTLLLRRRP, encoded by the coding sequence GTGTCCGCAGCCACCGCAGTCGTCCTCACCTCCGGAGTGGCGTTCGGGCCGGATGCCTCGGCTGCGCCGGTCGATCCGTACGAGTTCGCGGCAGCGGTCGATCGGGAGGCGATCTCCGACCATCTGGAGACCTTCCAGCAGATCGCCGATGAGAACGAGGGCAATCGCGCCGATGGCAGCCCGGGGGGCGTCGCCAGCGCGGACTACATCGTCCAGGTCCTGACCGAGGCCGGTTACGCCGTCGAGGTGCAGGAGTTCACCACCGAATCCGGCAGTGAGTCCGAAAACATCATCGCCTCCACCCCAACCGGTCGCGACGACAACGTCGCCGTCTTCGGTGCGCACTACGACAGCGTGCCCGAGGGGGCCGGGATGAACGACAACGCCAGCGGTACGGCAGCCCTGCTGCAGGTGGCGACCGAGCTGATCGCCACCGAGCCGCTGAACAACCAGGTCCGCTTCACCTTCTGGGGTGCCGAGGAGACCGGCCTCGAGGGCTCGGCGGCCTATGTCGACTCACTCACCGATGCCGAGCTGGAATCCCTGATCGTCTACTACAACTACGACATGATCGGCTCCCCGAACTACCTGATCGGCGTGGAGGACGGAAAGGCCGACAGCTACAACGGTGCTCCTTTGACCGAGGGGTCGGCGGCGGCGATGGACCTGCAGACCGACTACTTCGACAGCATCGAGCAGCCCTGGCAGCCCTCGGAGATGTGCTGCACCGATTACAACCCGTTCCATGACGCCGGCATCCCGATCGGTGGTCTCTACACCGGCGGCCGGGAGGCCCCGAAGACCGACGAGGAGTACGAGAAGTTCGGCGGCGTGGCCGGTGAGTTCCCGGACCCGAACTACCACACCGCCGGTGACGACCTGGCGAATGTGAGCCTGGAGGCGATCGACATCAACACCGGGGTGATCGCCTTCGCCGCGGCCTCCCTCGGCGCCTCCTCGGAGTCGATCAACGGCATCGCGCCGACCGAACCGACGACCAGCCCCAGCGGATCACCGAGCAGCTCCGGGTCCGTGCCGCCATCGACCAGCCCGTCGACCCCGACGAGCCCACCGAGCAGCCCGCCCACCACGAGTAGCCCGCCGACCTCGAGCAGCACCAGCCCGGAACCGTCGGCGACGCCCACCCCGGTGCGCAGCACCGCCCCCACGACCCCCAGCCCGGAACCGGTACCGGACCGGAAGCCCTTCAGCGGTTCCATGGCCGAGACCGGCGCGCCCGCCCTGGCCGTCATCGGGGCCGGGGCCTTGGCTGCCCTGACGGCCGGCACTCTGCTGCTGCGCCGACGTCCCTGA
- a CDS encoding RCC1 domain-containing protein codes for MGESDAAFCVWSHSSGFPQGPIGGTARVLRGSRSPILTRQGGAMGGHGAVLAAGRRHSVAIRPDGTVLAVGDNRAGECEVGHWGDVVAVAAGNVHTAANTGKSHTVGLRADGTVLATGWGDDRQCDVHEWRDVISVAAGWRRTLGLTANGTVLATGRTADGACEVRAWREIVAVTCGDWHSVGVRADGSAIAAGNNERGQCAVENWRDLTASSAGYLHTVGLRRDGRVVAVGSGAAGACDIESWEDIVAVDAGSHHTVGINALGRVVAVGDNSHGQCDVGSWQRIVAVAAGSTHTLGLRADGTVISTGNSADGRRDVGSWSGPGCAN; via the coding sequence ATGGGTGAATCTGACGCCGCTTTCTGTGTCTGGAGCCACTCCAGCGGTTTCCCGCAGGGCCCGATTGGCGGGACGGCACGCGTCCTGCGGGGCAGTAGGTCGCCTATTCTGACCCGGCAGGGAGGGGCCATGGGTGGACATGGAGCAGTGTTGGCGGCCGGCCGACGTCACTCAGTCGCCATACGGCCGGACGGCACAGTCTTGGCCGTCGGTGACAACCGAGCTGGTGAATGCGAAGTCGGCCATTGGGGAGACGTCGTTGCTGTCGCGGCGGGCAATGTCCATACCGCAGCCAATACCGGGAAGTCGCACACCGTCGGGCTCCGCGCCGATGGCACGGTGCTGGCGACGGGTTGGGGTGACGATCGTCAGTGCGACGTCCACGAATGGCGAGACGTCATCTCGGTGGCGGCGGGCTGGCGCCGCACGCTGGGGCTCACCGCCAACGGCACCGTGCTCGCGACTGGCCGCACAGCCGACGGGGCGTGTGAGGTACGAGCCTGGCGAGAAATCGTGGCGGTCACTTGCGGTGACTGGCATTCGGTCGGTGTCCGCGCGGACGGATCGGCCATCGCGGCAGGGAACAACGAACGGGGGCAATGCGCCGTCGAGAACTGGCGAGATCTCACTGCCAGCTCCGCCGGGTATCTGCACACCGTGGGCCTGCGTCGCGATGGACGGGTCGTCGCAGTCGGGTCAGGCGCGGCTGGCGCCTGCGACATCGAGTCCTGGGAGGACATCGTGGCGGTGGATGCCGGGAGCCATCACACCGTGGGTATCAATGCGCTCGGCCGGGTTGTCGCCGTGGGGGACAACAGTCACGGGCAGTGCGATGTCGGGAGCTGGCAACGGATCGTCGCCGTGGCTGCCGGTTCGACCCATACTCTCGGTCTCAGGGCCGATGGGACTGTGATCAGCACAGGGAACAGCGCCGATGGCAGGCGCGATGTCGGGAGCTGGTCCGGCCCCGGCTGCGCGAACTGA
- a CDS encoding MGDG synthase family glycosyltransferase: MDRKVLILSASVGSGHNSAAAALETVLRNSNDVTQVRRVDVLQTTPDLYRTLYDDAYFKLVEAAPWLVSWQYDLNEPPFKLGGTASIWDRLNTTAISRSIREFHPDLILCTHFLPARLISLLQTRGVLHTRMAVITTDYDFQGLWLPNTFSRFFVAREETRQHLITLGVPADRVATSGIPVRHELGRPVDRPAVLDRFGLSGEVPAVLVSAGAAGGAYATTIVQQLLHRPEPFQAVVVCGHNAELRQQVDALVAGHTDRFTVLGYTTEMPDLMRVCDLFVGKPGGLSASECMAAGLPMALIDPIPGQEERNSDYLLERGAAIRCNYDTTIGWKVGELLGDPERLTRMSAAAAATGRPHAAGTVVSQMLTDTDDSLWISHGAQRSLLLASEDGLAELDASRRVTALHDPESGRSLALITRSQLDSLQRATRTDHPQEMTVDRSRMRGLRSLRVDPFLLLTLHQMLGDRSQMTFSLS; encoded by the coding sequence ATGGACCGCAAGGTGTTGATCCTCAGTGCCAGCGTCGGCTCCGGCCACAACAGTGCCGCCGCCGCGCTGGAGACTGTGCTGCGCAACAGCAACGACGTCACCCAGGTCCGCCGGGTCGACGTGCTGCAGACCACCCCGGACCTCTACCGCACCCTCTATGACGACGCCTACTTCAAACTGGTCGAGGCCGCGCCATGGCTGGTGAGCTGGCAGTACGACCTGAACGAACCGCCGTTCAAGCTCGGTGGCACGGCCTCGATCTGGGACCGGCTGAACACCACCGCGATCTCCCGGTCGATCCGCGAGTTCCACCCCGACCTGATCCTGTGCACGCACTTCCTGCCTGCCCGGTTGATCTCGCTGCTGCAGACCCGGGGCGTCCTTCACACCCGGATGGCGGTGATCACCACCGATTACGACTTCCAGGGTCTGTGGTTGCCGAACACGTTCTCCCGCTTCTTCGTGGCCCGCGAGGAGACCCGACAACATCTGATCACCCTCGGCGTACCCGCTGACCGGGTGGCCACCTCCGGCATCCCGGTGCGCCACGAACTCGGCCGTCCGGTCGACCGCCCCGCCGTGCTCGACCGGTTCGGCCTGAGTGGAGAGGTGCCGGCGGTGCTGGTGTCCGCCGGTGCCGCCGGGGGTGCATATGCGACCACGATCGTGCAGCAACTGCTGCACCGGCCCGAACCCTTCCAGGCGGTCGTCGTGTGTGGTCACAATGCCGAGCTGAGGCAACAGGTGGATGCCCTCGTGGCCGGACACACCGATCGGTTCACGGTGCTCGGCTACACCACCGAGATGCCCGATCTGATGCGTGTGTGCGATCTCTTCGTCGGCAAACCCGGGGGGCTCAGCGCCTCCGAGTGCATGGCCGCCGGACTGCCGATGGCACTGATCGATCCGATCCCCGGCCAGGAGGAGCGCAACAGCGACTACCTGCTGGAACGTGGTGCTGCGATCCGCTGCAACTACGACACGACGATCGGCTGGAAGGTCGGTGAGCTGCTGGGCGACCCCGAACGACTCACCCGGATGTCGGCCGCCGCCGCAGCGACCGGTCGGCCGCATGCGGCCGGTACCGTCGTCTCGCAGATGCTGACCGATACCGATGACTCCTTGTGGATCAGTCATGGCGCCCAGCGTTCTCTCCTGCTCGCCAGCGAGGACGGGCTTGCGGAGCTGGATGCCTCCCGCCGCGTGACCGCCCTGCACGATCCCGAATCCGGGCGTTCGCTGGCGCTGATCACCAGGTCCCAGTTGGATTCCTTGCAGCGCGCCACCCGTACCGACCATCCGCAGGAGATGACCGTCGACCGGTCGAGGATGCGTGGCCTGCGGAGCCTGCGGGTGGACCCGTTCCTGCTGCTCACCCTGCACCAGATGCTGGGTGACCGATCGCAGATGACCTTCAGTCTGAGCTGA